In Malaclemys terrapin pileata isolate rMalTer1 chromosome 10, rMalTer1.hap1, whole genome shotgun sequence, the DNA window AGTTGTCctaccccataggatgggagaaagatcatacccaatctgtctccttctgtaatgggctctggggtggcatacaaagatctaCGCTGCCTGGCGCGGCCAGGGGGCAGTTTAGGGAGGACACGAAGGGGAGGGACAAGATATCCTAGATAGCAGCTTCCATACCACCGATGCGGTAGCCACTTATAGGCAGAGGTACCGCAAATATAAAAGGAGTGGCCATTCCCTACCAAGCCATTATAACCGCTACTCCACCTATTTACTTGTCTGTCATTAAACGATCCGAACCGGGTGGTAGAGTCGGATTTGCCGTTAACATAGACAGGGATGGAAGCATCACTGtcaggggataaataatactgacaggtgctattcccagcaAACCAGGTGTGATTACTGGACTTAAACTGTCGATAGCACACCAACCCAGGGGCCACTGGCCGTAACCTAATAGGGGAAGGGATATATGTTGAGTTGGCCTGCGGCTTCCAGGGGtcgtcccttaatgcatactgggacTCAATGGTACAGTTCTGCGACAAGGGGGTACCCGAggcatttttccccctactgaaccatccccaacagatatctgaccaattctggggaaccaccctccagggtaaccctgcagcatggtgtgggatttgggagcatacccagcagttggagaggttaaactcttgggcaaacaaaccttcagggactcatatgtgtttgtctctaagttagtagggattcctttccatcccgcatgtgcctggggggaaacgggagttaacaagaggagtgtccctatggcaaagagcaccactgtggcagaccctggatctgaactcatattgggcaggtgaccctagggcctaacaatcacaattccccaaatacccacaaaataacaattatcaatagtaagcagattaaaaacaaaagggaccaggccaccaggttaggccgctcctttgaaaacaaacacaaccaacGCTCAGAGGTCTCGCGGGGAGTGCGCTGTGACTGtccaaagagatcacagggcattcccagcagacactattgtcgtctgaataacagcttaagtcccaaatcgtcgctggcagtcttctctgcaggctggacggtccaccgttcaggagcaggcactgctttcacacaagagtgatgaatccagtttttgtgtccctcaaccttttctgctgtatgggagaccagcaggacggtgtggggtcccttccacttctcttggagaggctcgtccttccaggtctggACGAGTacggaatcgcctggctgcaaggagtggatcggggcatccagcgggagaggttgcaaatctttggtatacctgtggagagaacagagaacagcagacagagagcacatgtactgagataagaagccacaccccattttccactcccctgccagaatcGGTGTACCATtcagaggccatgcccttccaaacaatctcgaagggactgagccctaacctgcccttatcgagagcgcgaatgcggagcagaacaaggggcaaagcatcaggccacttaagggaagcctcttggcaaaTCTTTGAGAGGTGCcacttaagtgtctgatttgtacgctccactaccccactggcctgtGGTCGCCATGGCGTGTGAAGCTTCCAGGGGATCTGTAGGGCATCCGGAACgacttgggatgtgaagtgtgttccgttgtcagattccatccactgggggagcaatctgagccttactctgtgctactcgatatcctcggagtccagcaaagttcaggaggctcacagtggctttaaggcaagaggttagacccactgcagcaattaacaagtcatccacatattgcaggaggaggactttgtcctcgttgtcccactcctccaagtctatagccagggcctggctgaaaagggtgggggaatttttaaatccctgagccagcactgtccagcaaagctgctttctaaccgtccttttgtcctcccactcgaaggagaaaatctcctgagactgGAGGTCAACCAGAATCGTGAAGAAAGCGTCCTTTAAATCCCCTATAGAGGCAAACAGTGTATACGGATTTGGAACAAGGGGGTGTagagtcttaacccgctcattaactgctctcaggtcctggaccagccAGTATGTTCCATTGGGCTTTTGTACAGGCAAGATAggagtgttccaagctgactggcattctcaAAGTACCCCGCACTTTaggaactggtctatagtttcctgcaATCCCTCTCCGGCTTCCCTTTTGATCGGATACTGCTTAATTCGCACTGGACCTTTTCCTGGCAGGAGCTGAACAGTAATAGGAGTATGatgggctgcctttcctgggatcCCTGATGCCCATACCAGAGGAAAAACCCGCTTCTCCCATTGagtccactctggggcttgcatggctgagggctcaattgcaagtgtcattatccaggcattctctggacgtaaggtgaggcttatttcatcttgagtgaaatgcagggtggcacctaagcgacaaaACAGATCCCGTCCTAATAGTGgcgttggacaatcggggaggtaaaccaatttgtgagatagagttctgtttcccaaagcacattccgctggagcatatactgggcacttagttcctttccctgtggctcccaccacagtgagggaatctgccacaggcagctgaaggggttggtttacagcagttcgtgcagctccagagtctattaaacagtctatgtctgaatctcccacccgcatgtttactcggggttccgggggcaggatagtccgtctcccctgacacccctattcttgatcctccgctgccatcataggggtaccttccctttcggggcactcatttttccaatgtccctcctttgggcatatggcacactggttgcgacccagacacctttcctgtgagccagggcgcccacgcccatgtcctctcattccccggccccttccaccttcctgaaatcttcccctgccaccagcccgtactgctgcaaccatcattttcacttgcctcttttccttttctccctccctaaggCTGTAAGCCCTGTTCGCAGTCTCCAAAATCTGTGCCATTgtcatgcccatcaaatcctcctttttctgcagtttccttttaatatcaggggcagCACGGTtggtaaagataccctttataattgcctcagtagcctgatcatcggggtttgcattagtagtatgcctgatggtatcccgaatacgctgcagaaaagcaaccggactctcttttggctcctgtactagctcatacggcttagcccaattgttatgtcgGACAGCTGAGTGTCAGAGACCATGTAATAGGAGCTCCTTGTATACAGTGAGACAGGTGAGATCTGCCAGCACGTTGGGATTCCACCGGGGGTCTGCTGTAGGGACCTGAACTGCAGCAACAGGACCGTTTGCTGCGTTTGCCTCATATCTAAGCTGTGCCTCCTCTCGTGCCTTAGACACAactgattacgctccacctcagacagcagggtccgcataaggacattacagtcatcccagtcaggcttatggctaaccagacacccttcaaagactgagataaacttgcttggattcgtaaagaattcccctgcctgtgccttaaaagctgctaggtccactgggttaaaaggcacatgggtatAAACCTGCATTGTAATGGCTGGGCGATTTTCTGCTCCAGGACGGGCTATCCGAGTCTCAGTAATCAATGGATagaatcccaccgagggggcaatctctgggacctgaggcaccctatctttatacggtgggggtgttggagccgaaggggacactgACTCTGCCATTACAaccgggggagggttctgaggACTAACAATggttactaccgaacctgtcggagtcaaattacacttttgccaAAGATCAGATctatctcttaacaacataaacaactgtacatacatatgttcattccatttacccgtatgctgacaaaacaaaagcaattgaaggatcgtattataattaagtgatccctccggtggccacctttcctggtcctctagctgatattgtggccagtctactgtacagaatcttttcagtttacttgtaatcaacggatccgatccaaacactttccagttcaccagaatgcattctaagggcgtacacctcgccctgcctgcagtactctatccctgccccaaactctagggagacactgggcgtccccaggtcaaaacaggtaaagtccccactggactgttcctaccttatccaagggtccggttctgcaccgtcatccgcagctgcttctccactaatcGAGCGCATTGCACCGTTGTAccctccggggtcgaccaaaccacATCTCCgctgaggcccccgatgaagtcactgGTGAGCGCTCTGGGTGTCAGTCGTCGTTGTAATCCGTCGgccgccaggagggatccgggcaaggctaaatttcagcctcgagcccacccagggacgccaagactgttgccggcacaggggcccgaggacagcaacagtggggttcgttgcccggagtgcttcacgccaataaacataccggggtggagaaacaatcaaagtttatttgagatctcaaaatggtgcaaggagacaggcaagtctcaaatcaagcacaccagcaaaaacagtttctctcttctttatacgttttacaactaagccccccccctctcccacctccccctactccccctcccctctctactgaaggcatgtttatacatttaagcaactaaatcattctagggctataaatctagcttgttaggtGCTCTGGGTGAGTGCAGGACGGTGGGGTGTAGGAGTGTCCGTGTAGTAGATGGTTGGGGGTGAGGGCCTATGTGGTGCTTTTCCCCAGCCAGCCATAGAAtacaaggcacagggaggaggagggggagaattcCATTCCCTGCCCGtgtccctgagcccctcccaggcATCCACGCGGGGCTAGAgacctcccactccccaccctgtAGGCTGATGCTCCCCTgtggaactacaactcccatcgtgccccgcgctgccccgcccctcccagccgGGGGGCTGTTTAACCCTCTGGCTGCAGGCGAACAGTGCGAGCGGGAGCTCAGGTATGCGGCGGGGTCTGCCGGCCGGTTCTGTGCTGGGACAGGCTTTGGGGGACCCGGAGCGGGGGGGACAGGTTGAGGGGAATCTGGCCCTGTGCTGGGGTTGTGGGCGGGGACTGCCGAGCCGGCCTGCTGCGGTGTCTGGTTGTGTAACTGCTCCAGCCGCGCTGCAAACCCGGGCGGGAGCGTTATAAGGGGAAACTGGCTGgggggagccggccctgtactcggggggggcggcaggttggtgtgtgtgtgtgtgtgggggggggaatactGGCTGGAAGgagagctgtgcggggggggggggaacactggctggagggggaagctggcCCTGTGCAGGGGCTCCTGAGGGGAGCTTCCTGGCTCACTGGGACCCAGGGCCCATCTCCGTTCCTGGTCCTGGCCAGCTTGGTGGTGCCCATCTCCTGGCTGTGCACTGGCTCCTCATGGAAGGGGTTGGTGGCTCAGCCCATGGCCAGGTGGTCCCTaattcccagggccggctccaggcaccagcttaccaagcaggtgcttggggcggccacttcggagaggggcggcatgtccaactgtttggcggcaattcagcggatggtccctcactcctgctcggagcgaaggacctcccgctgaattgccgccacagatcacgatcgcggcttttttgttttgttttgctgcttggggcggccaaaaccctggagccggccctgctaataaCCATCCTCAATGGTATCCTTGTTCACTGGCTCAGCCTTGCTATTGTCCCCTGCACACCTGCAGTTGGGTCCATGTTCACAGGCCAGGAGGGCCCGGCAAAGCCAGGGACTGAGAGAGCTGCCCGCCCTGATTGGTAAGATGCACGTGCTACAGTAGTTGCTCTGCCTTATGCCTGGGTCTTCCCTTCATTTGGGCAGGTGTCTAAGATGCCAGAGGGCCCAGAGCTGCACCTGGCCAGCTGCTACATCAACACGGTATGTGCAGGGCTCATCTTCTCGGGGAAGGTGGAGAAGTCTGAAGTGAGCAAGAACCCAGAGGTGCTGTTTGAGAGCGACGCGTACCTGATCTCTGCCACCTCACAGGGCAAGGAGATCAAGCTGACCCTGACACCACTCAAAGAGAAGAAGAACTTGCTCCCTGGCAgagggagggacagggaggggctgAGCCAGAATGGTCTCCAGCAGCCCATAGATCTTGTCTTCCGCTTTGGGATGTCAGGCAGCTTCAAGCTCGCTTCCGGGGCCGAGCTGCCCAAACACGCCCATCTTCGGTTTTACACCAAGGAGAGCCTGCACCGAGCCCTCTGCTTCGTGGATATCAGGCGCTTCGGGAGGTGGGAAGTGCACGGGACGTGGCAGCTGGATCGAGGGCCATGTGTGATGCTGGAGTATGAGAAATTCAGGTGAGATCCACCATGACCTTTCACCTCTGCTTGAGAAACTGACCAGGAGTGTGTGtcgaagggggtggggggaatgaatGATAGACACAATATTCTAACAGTGAATTCTGTGGGGAGCCTGGTGATAGAATATGGGGCCTTTCACCATTACAGGGACACTTGTAGCTCACGTTTATGGAAACTCTGTCTTGGGTTGAAGACTGTCTGGTGCTTTGCATTCCCAGAGATCTCGCTATGAACAAGGGAACAGGCTTGGTTTAAACATCCTCCTGtgtggctttttcttatataacaaGCGAACAGCACAAAAATAATTCTTAAGTATTGCAAAAGCGAAGAGCACAGCTGAGAAATTTAAGCCACACAGCAATGGTTCTCCAGTGGCTATGCAGACCACCTTGCTATCCACTCAGTTCAGCATGTTGAGAACCAAGCGGGGGGAGGCTGAATGGTTGGGAATGAGGTAGGTCCATGAGGAGATGTCTGTTATGCAAAGTGAGAGGCTGGAAAAAGCTGGAGATCCCCTGGGCTAGGACCTGTTAACTGACTATGACAGAGACCAAGCGGGCTTTGGTTGAGCTCTTGTATTATTTTGTACAAGTTAATGTTTCACTCTTAATATGTGTCTGTTACAGTCATGAAACAGTGCAAGAGAGCAAGAACCCTGCTGTAGCTACTTTAACACCTGCAAACTACCATGGCAGGCAAGGAGGGGCTTGTAGCTTGGTGGACAAAGGGCCAGGTCCCCAAAGATAATAAGGGTCCTAACTTCTGTTGGaagagcctaaataccttagaGGTTGTGGGCCAAAGTGCCTACTTTGTATTTCACAGGTAGAATTCATAGCTGAAGGGCGTATCACTGACTGATAGAGGTTGGAGATTGAAAGGGGTCATTGGGTTGTCTGATGCACACACGCATGCCTGCCTGTCCAGGTACCATGTGGTATGTTCATTAGTGGATTTTCAGGGTTAGTTTTGAATTTGCTGAACATCGGGATTTCCACCGCTTCCCTTCCAATCTTTTCCCCCCCTCATATTCTCAAATTTTCCTTTCCCTAATTGTATCCCATTCAGTCATCAGAGGCTTGGTGAGTTTGTTAGTTGGTTCCCTGAGCACCTTGTCAAAGGCAGATTGCATAAAAGGATTCCAGAGTCTCAGGCATTGAGTCTTTGTTAATTTCATCCCCCTCCTCTTTGATGAATGAGCTTCTCCCTCTTCAGTGCATTTCTGCATGGCCACTTATATTTATTTCCCTTTGGCAGCATTCCTTGAACCCTTGTCTCTCCACTGCAAGCCTCACCTGACTCTACATGTTGGTGTTCCCTTATCTCTTTGCTCTTCTATGTCAAGATCTTAGAGCAGGCCTTCATAAAGCCACTCTTCAAAGGCTCCTTCTTGTTCTTTGTATTTGTCAGTTTCGGAGGACTCTTAGACTGCCTTCAATGCCTTAATGGTGATGTCTCTTGCTGTTCCTCCAGCCTTCTTTATGCTGTGGTGGGTCTTTAATGCTTCCTCTTATCACACTCAATTTCTTAATTTGCTTCCCTGCAATCAAATACCTTGATAACTGCTGCATTCCGGGAACCCATTCCCTACGGGGCTGAATTCAAGTAGCATACAGCACTGGAACTGCAAGTCCGTGCGCTGCTCCTTCTAAGGAAACAGCGGGTCATCCCTGTACCTTTACCCAAAGGGTTTTGCCGCTACCTTTATCGTTACCTGTTTTATTGTAATGCCTCTTGATGTCTAATGCTgccccctcttctctcctgcacAGACTGTCTGCATCTATATTTACAGTCTTGCTATAAGAACCATCCCCCAAGGTTTCACTTGTGCCCGCTAGACCATAACCTCCATCATTTTTAGTTTTACTTCTCCCTGCTTGTGTCTGGAGGCAGACCCTTCTGCAGCAGAAAACCCCACTGGAGAACAACCCCACCTCCCATGTTGGTTACCGTGTTGGAAGCACATCACAGGCTGAGTGAGGTGGTCgtttccccagcccctcctccctagCTGACCGGCCCTGCTGTCTTCCAGGGAGAACGTGCTGAGGAACCTGTCTGACAAGGCTTTCAACAAGCCCATCTGCGAAGTCCTGTTAAATCAGAAGTTTTTCAATGGGATTGGCAACTACCTCCGAGCCGAGATTCTCTACAGGTGAGCAGGGCGAAGAGCGGAGAGGAGGAGGCCTGGCCCGATGGAGATGTGGGTCCAATATCCTATTCCACCCCAGGTTCAAGCCAGGCCTTGTTTACGCAGGGACGCTGAGGAAAGTTCAGATGAAATAACTAAAGCTGTGAAGTTAATGTGCGGGACTTCGAGTGCATTAACCCCCTGAGGAGGATTCAGCTACAGcaaactaaggccactttacttctgaatgagcCTCTCCAAATGTGGGTTTATGATGCATGTTTACTGATGTGCCTTAATTTCACAGCTTCAGTTAACTGGTCTGAACTCCCTATGGAGACAAGCccatagcctctctgtgcctcagcttccctatCCGTACAATGGAGATATTAGCACTGCCTTAGGGGTTGGGAGGATAATTACATTAGGAAGCATGAGGTGTTCATGTATGTATAGGGTCCGTTTTACATAGTAGACAGCCAGACCTTTTGATTCCCATCCCTGTAGCTACGAGACCAGCACCATGTAAGGGTCCAAACTGTTGAGAGGCCACCCATTTCCCTTGCTGAAATGCAGCCGGCCTGTATCCATTCCAGCGCTAAGCACCTACAGACAGcactgccagtgcacctcagctTTGAGCACTTTGCTGTTCCTGCACTACACTCGCTACCGACACAGCCCtgacctttattttttttcccgaGTGCCCTGTATATGCTGGGCATCTCCGATTTGGCCTGCGATGACACTTTCAGTCTGGGACCTTGCCTGGGGAGCTGAATTACACCCTACTCACGTGCCATAGTCTGAATGCACCAATGTTTTACTGTGTAGATTACATCCAGCTCTTCAGAGGTGAAAAGCCAATGCTTCCACCTGCTGCGTCAGcaatctccctcccctcccttaggCCGGGACTCCATATGCATTGGCTGGCATCTGTGTTGGGGTCCTCACATAACAGATGGACTCTCCTAGGCTAAAGATCCCTCCCTTTGATAAGGCTCGGACGGTGCTAGAGGCTCTTCAGCATCGGAAGCAGGTGAGGAGGGTGGAGAAGGCTCACGCACATGCACAGAAATGTTCCAGCTCATCACATAGAACTCGGGGTTCAGTGCTCGCCCTGTAGCGCCTGAGGATCTGCAGCCCCAGTTACGAGTTGTAGCTTTAACCTTAGAACTTCCACCGCTTCTGGTTCGGGTCCTGTTGCTCTTTCTTCTTGTTAGAAGTGGCTGCTGTCTTGGAGGTGGATCCTCACCATGAATCAGGAGGCCAGACACTCTGACTTCAGAGCCTGTTCTGTGTCTCACAAAATCCCTTCTTACGGGGGATTCTCAGTTTAATTCTTCAGCCTTTACCTCCCCATGACGTGTGGCCACGCTGCCATGGCCTGGAGTCTGTCAGATCGCCCTGCTCAGCCATATCATTATGTGCATGGCTTGGATAGGGGACCTGTGCAGACAATAGTGCTGCCCATTTAGTAGCTGGCTCTGAGTCAGGCCTGGAGCAGGCAATGCCCCAGCATGGGGTTTGGAGGGGTGGTTTTCTGGAGAGCTGTGAGACAGGGCCGGTTCCCATGTGGTTGTTAAAGCTCCTCTGGCACCTTGTCCAAGCAGGAATGTTAGCACCAGAACTCGccaaatcccagctctgctgactGCATTCTGGCTCCTCAATTAGCCACGCAGCTTGAGCAGGAGACGGAATTCTTCCCTCCCCGTGCTCAGACTTGCTGTGGGCTCTTTAACAGTTCAGTGATTGCGTTTGGCTCCTCCATGAAGGAATCACTCGCTTCCTCGTGTGTTCTACAGCACGTGTATGGTAAGTTTATAAAGCATGGTGGGGTCCTttgggatagggttaccatatttcatcaagaaaaaaagaggacgggaggagccccgccctagccccgcccctgcccctcccacttcccgcccccccagaacccccaaccctccccccgttccttgtcccctgactgccccctcctgggacccctgcccctaactgccccccaggactccactccctatctaagcctccctgcctcttgtcccctgactgccccaacccttatccacacccccacccccagacagacccctgggactcccacgccccatccaaccactccccaccccctgacagcccccccccagaactcccgacccatctaaacccctctgctccctgtcccctgactgctccgatccatctccccacccctgccacctgacagcccccccccagaactcccaaacactccccccctgctccttgtcccctgactgccccctcctgggacccctgctcctaactgccctccagaaccccaccccctacctaagactccctgttccttgtcccctaactgccccctcctaagaccccccccccaactgcccaccaggaccctaccccctacctgtaccctgactgcccaaaactttctccactccccccaaaaagccccccccccccccgtttcttgactgccccctccagaaccttcctgcccccggtcccccttaccctgctgctcagaacagggtgttgggctctgtgcagccgagccggacacgtggctgagctccccagcacaacaaaacccggtccctggccctgcacaacaaaacccggtccctagccctgcacagtgctgccggactgggctgcaagggagctgccggctcagaatgcagggcggatccggctcctctacagctgctcctgagtccagcccgggacttccctgcagccctcccagccgctcgctctgctctgccggggggaaatcccggacattgtgagtgctttacaaattccccccggacgctatttttagcacaaaaaggaggacatgtccgggtaaatccggacgaatggtaaccctactttgggAGGACAAATGCTACGTAAATGTCTGCTTATCCTCCAGTGCCTTTAACTCCTAGGAGTTGCTCTGCAAAAGTGCTGCATGTAAAACTTGTTTGCAAATCTTGAGCCAGATGGACCATGACTGCCTATCATGGCATATACGTCTATGGCTCCTGTGTTGTGTATACATTCTCCTTTGCTGAGGGGGACTGCACTCTGCCTTGTACAGTAGCCACTTGCATATTTTGGTCACTTGGCCATTCCCTCCCCCTACCAATCTCAAATatactcaaaggtatttaggcaccgaacttccactgatttcaagggaaGTTAGGAGTTTAAATAccttttggggatctgggccaaagatcCTAGTTCGCTGTGAAAATAACCCATAACTAAGAGGACCACAGTAGTTTAGGCTCCAAATCTGACTGTTCTGGTCTAGTGCTGTGTGGCTTCTGGAGGGGAAGTAGCTATTTAAAGAAAAACCCAAATACTGTTTTTGTCTGACCggcctttctccctcccctcccctcctgtctcTGTAGCAGCAGTTAAGTTACAAACACCTGCGGCGCAGTTAGTGATGCGTTCCAGCCGTAAGAGATCTTTAGTCTTCAGATGCTGTCAggctaaattcagccctgtgtGGAGTGGTAAAGTGACTGATGTATACAAGCGGGTACTTTACAGAGGCAGGTCAGATTCCCACTCAGCAGGGGCAACTGCATCAAAGTCTATGCAGTTAGCCCTGcttatgccagggctgaatttggcctggcATCTGGAAACAGGGAGCATTTAGCAcctggagggagaggaagctGGGTTGGTCGGAGCACATGTCAGGGCAGGTTTAGGCCTCTGGTAAGggaaatgttgggggggggggggggagcaggatggCTTGGCAGCCGTGGAGGAGTTGCCTTATAGGAAGGGCTGGACAGCTGGGAGGGGACTAGGCTGGTTGTTTTTGGAGTGGGACCAGCAGCTACAAAGGGCTTGGAGTAGGGTCTGCACCGCAGTCAGAGGTGTAAGTGCAGCCCATGTCGACATAGCCAAGCTCCCTTTGATTCCGCTGGCTCGCTAAAACTAGCAGAGAGGCTGTGGTGCCCGGGCCAGCCACCCGAATACAAGCCTGCCTGGGACGCGGGGTGTGTATGCTGGTGGCTATTGGCAAGCTGGCTCGGGTATGTCTGCACCTGCTGATTGCAGGGTTGGGCCTACCCTtgctgggaggaggaagggctggatgGCTGGGGAAGGGTTGCATAGGAGAGGGTTGGCTTGGGCTGTGATTGGGCTGCCTGTTTGAATCTCCTCCTCTCAAACCCAGCAGAGTCCGGACCTGACCTTGAGCAAGAAAGTGAAGTTAAAGCGGGAAAATCCAGACCTGCTGGAGCTCTGCCATGCAGTGCCCATGGAGGTCATTCACATGGGTAAGGAGGCAGCTCAGGGAGCACAGCCCCGGGTTCCTGCCCTGCAACGGGCCATGGAGCCTGTGGGTGGGGGTGACTCAGCCGCACCAGCAGGAGGAGATGCAATGAGATGTTGAAGTTGGGATTGGATCcctgctgcctccagctgggcagacACTCAGCgacgggggaggggtgggacagagccctgctggggtgtcttggggtgggggtagcaGGAAGCAGGGACGCTGTATGAAAACGCTCGGGCTGGGCATTTAATGCCAGTGGGAGGAGGCTGGGCCTTTGTGTGAGCGGCAGGGTGACACCAGATGTGCCCTTTGTGCTGCGTGGGGCGCGCCAGTGGCCCCTGCAAAGCTACTTCCATCACGCTGAAATTGTTTGGATTTCAATGGGTAACTATTGTCATaggcc includes these proteins:
- the LOC128844714 gene encoding endonuclease 8-like 1 isoform X1; protein product: MPEGPELHLASCYINTVCAGLIFSGKVEKSEVSKNPEVLFESDAYLISATSQGKEIKLTLTPLKEKKNLLPGRGRDREGLSQNGLQQPIDLVFRFGMSGSFKLASGAELPKHAHLRFYTKESLHRALCFVDIRRFGRWEVHGTWQLDRGPCVMLEYEKFRENVLRNLSDKAFNKPICEVLLNQKFFNGIGNYLRAEILYRLKIPPFDKARTVLEALQHRKQQSPDLTLSKKVKLKRENPDLLELCHAVPMEVIHMGGKGYSPEPSDDAAAFEEWLQCYCVPGMRSLRDGNGRTIWFQGEPGPMAPKGEKSRKRRSRVNADPEPPSPKATKPVPKRRSKGSSSQEKVAKRSGRKKGKELVQGAENAKANEARKPNARSRRKASASQGSPMSEAPAADRKRQASARRSTGAATAAPRSRRVKAE
- the LOC128844714 gene encoding endonuclease 8-like 1 isoform X2 translates to MPEGPELHLASCYINTVCAGLIFSGKVEKSEVSKNPEVLFESDAYLISATSQGKEIKLTLTPLKEKKNLLPGRGRDREGLSQNGLQQPIDLVFRFGMSGSFKLASGAELPKHAHLRFYTKESLHRALCFVDIRRFGRWEVHGTWQLDRGPCVMLEYEKFRENVLRNLSDKAFNKPICEVLLNQKFFNGIGNYLRAEILYRLKIPPFDKARTVLEALQHRKQSPDLTLSKKVKLKRENPDLLELCHAVPMEVIHMGGKGYSPEPSDDAAAFEEWLQCYCVPGMRSLRDGNGRTIWFQGEPGPMAPKGEKSRKRRSRVNADPEPPSPKATKPVPKRRSKGSSSQEKVAKRSGRKKGKELVQGAENAKANEARKPNARSRRKASASQGSPMSEAPAADRKRQASARRSTGAATAAPRSRRVKAE